One genomic segment of Erythrolamprus reginae isolate rEryReg1 chromosome 2, rEryReg1.hap1, whole genome shotgun sequence includes these proteins:
- the B4GALT7 gene encoding beta-1,4-galactosyltransferase 7 → MLLSRRKSTMYRRAGGGGGGGGFLRLLGILSWKCSLFQLFFIVLLLGFLSLLWLQFSCSGDEPRSQTAEATVPQKPCVLEPLPPVPDDPLWGPHRLAVLVPFRERFEELLTFVPHMHRFLSGKKIRHHIFILNQVDHYRFNRASLINVGFLESGNDTDYIAMHDVDLLPLNEELDYSFPRAGPFHVASPELHPLYHYSTYVGGILLLTKQHYQMCNGMSNRFWGWGREDDEFYRRIRAAGLQLLRPSGITSGYKTFQHLHDPAWRKRDQKRIASQKQEQFKVDRAGGLTNLKYRVESRLSLSVAGAPCTVLNILLECDSSETPWCAFG, encoded by the exons ATGTTGCTTTCTCGACGCAAGTCGACTATGTATCGCCGggcgggaggcggcggcggaggcggCGG GTTTCTCCGACTCCTGGGCATTCTATCCTGGAAATGCTCTCTCTTTCAGCTCTTCTTTATTGTACTGTTACTGGGTTTCCTCTCCCTGTTGTGGCTGCAGTTCAGTTGCTCAGGGGATGAGCCTAGAAGTCAAACAGCGGAGGCAACGGTGCCTCAAAAGCCATGTGTACTTGAGCCTCTGCCTCCAGTTCCTGATGATCCATTATGGGGACCCCATCGCTTGGCAGTGTTGGTTCCCTTTCGAGAACGTTTCGAGGAGTTGCTGACTTTTGTGCCCCATATGCATCGCTTCCTTAGCGGGAAGAAAATTCGTCACCATATCTTCATTCTCAACCAGGTGGATCATTACAG GTTTAATCGAGCATCTCTGATCAATGTCGGTTTCCTGGAAAGTGGCAATGACACAGACTACATTGCCATGCACGATGTGGATTTGTTACCTCTCAATGAAGAATTGGATTACAGCTTCCCAAGAGCTGGTCCTTTTCACGTGGCATCACCTGAGCTGCACCCACTCTATCATTATAGCACCTACGTGGGAGGCATCTTGCTGCTCACCAAGCAACACTACCAAATG TGTAATGGAATGTCCAACCGTTTCTGGGGCTGGGGCAGGGAAGACGATGAATTTTATCGCCGCATCAGAGCAGCCGGACTTCAA CTCCTCCGGCCCTCAGGTATTACAAGCGGATATAAGACATTCCAGCATCTGCATGATCCAGCTTGGCGCAAAAGAGATCAGAAGCGAATTGCTTCCCAGAAACAG GAGCAGTTCAAGGTAGACCGGGCTGGAGGATTGACTAACCTAAAATACAGGGTGGAATCACGCCTTTCACTGAGTGTGGCAGGAGCTCCCTGCACAGTTCTTAATATCTTGCTAGAATGTGACTCCAGTGAGACTCCGTGGTGTGCGTTTGGTTGA